One part of the Patescibacteria group bacterium genome encodes these proteins:
- the prfB gene encoding peptide chain release factor 2: protein MENLLKKTEELRERCLKMKQILGIDAKLVQLHDQQRLMADPDFWQDQASAVKISQAAESLMNEIKLWQDLEKDLRESEEFLALAAKEGEEALAPDLEEKYNRLLERFNNLEFLTLLADKHDRDNAILSVHAGTGGVDAQDWAQMLERMYLRLAEKKSWMVEILDRNYGNEAGLKSVILKISGPYAYGHLKSENGVHRLLRVSPFDGENLRQTSFALVEVMPDLPEADSFVIKEDDLSWDVFRSSGPGGQSVNTTDSAVRLTHLPTKIVVTCQTERSQHQNREIALKILKAKLYNLALEEKANTERELKGEVQKAEWGKQIRSYFLYGNRLVKDHRTNYETSDVEAVLDGNLLPFIEAYLKWQLAEKKA from the coding sequence ATGGAAAACCTTTTGAAAAAAACTGAAGAATTGAGGGAACGCTGTCTGAAAATGAAGCAGATTTTGGGTATCGATGCCAAGCTGGTACAGCTCCATGACCAGCAGAGACTGATGGCTGATCCGGATTTTTGGCAAGACCAGGCCAGTGCGGTCAAAATCAGCCAGGCAGCCGAGAGCCTGATGAATGAAATCAAACTTTGGCAGGATTTAGAGAAGGATTTACGGGAGAGCGAAGAATTCTTAGCCTTAGCGGCCAAAGAAGGTGAAGAGGCCCTAGCCCCTGATCTAGAAGAGAAATATAATAGGCTCTTGGAGCGTTTTAATAATTTAGAGTTCTTGACCCTCTTGGCTGATAAACATGATAGGGATAACGCCATCTTGTCGGTCCACGCTGGCACCGGCGGCGTCGATGCCCAGGATTGGGCCCAGATGCTGGAAAGGATGTATTTGCGTTTAGCCGAGAAAAAGTCATGGATGGTCGAGATTTTGGATAGGAATTATGGCAATGAAGCTGGCCTTAAAAGCGTGATTCTGAAGATAAGCGGACCTTATGCCTATGGCCACCTGAAAAGTGAAAATGGCGTCCATCGCTTGCTCAGGGTCTCCCCGTTTGATGGGGAAAATCTGCGCCAGACTTCTTTTGCTTTGGTAGAAGTCATGCCGGATTTGCCTGAGGCTGACAGTTTCGTCATCAAAGAGGATGATTTAAGTTGGGATGTGTTCCGTTCTAGCGGTCCCGGCGGCCAGAGCGTTAATACGACCGATTCAGCTGTCCGTCTGACCCATTTACCGACTAAGATCGTTGTAACTTGCCAGACTGAGCGTTCTCAGCATCAGAATCGGGAAATCGCCTTGAAGATTTTAAAAGCTAAATTATATAATTTAGCTCTGGAAGAAAAAGCTAACACCGAAAGGGAATTAAAGGGTGAAGTGCAAAAGGCGGAATGGGGCAAGCAAATCCGTTCCTATTTCCTTTATGGCAACCGCTTAGTCAAAGATCATCGGACTAACTATGAAACCAGCGACGTTGAGGCGGTTTTAGACGGGAATTTATTACCTTTTATCGAGGCTTATCTTAAATGGCAGCTGGCCGAGAAAAAGGCTTGA
- the rpsI gene encoding 30S ribosomal protein S9 — translation MKAVGRRKTAVAQIRLYEDGKGAIVVNGQKLSQYFSPESLSAVSQPLKVTGHARDFNFSIIVKGGGKSGQMEAVRHGLSRAILLFDPASKEALKANGFLTRDPRKVERKKPGLRKARKRPQWSKR, via the coding sequence ATCAAGGCAGTCGGCCGCCGTAAGACCGCGGTTGCCCAGATTCGCTTATACGAAGATGGTAAAGGCGCTATTGTGGTCAACGGTCAGAAGCTGAGCCAGTATTTTTCTCCTGAATCCTTGTCCGCCGTTAGCCAACCTTTAAAAGTAACCGGCCATGCCCGTGATTTCAACTTTTCCATCATTGTTAAAGGCGGCGGCAAGAGCGGCCAAATGGAAGCGGTTAGACACGGCCTTTCCCGAGCTATTCTGCTTTTTGATCCAGCGTCTAAAGAAGCTTTGAAAGCCAATGGTTTCTTAACCCGTGATCCGCGTAAAGTGGAAAGAAAGAAACCTGGTCTTAGAAAAGCTCGCAAGCGCCCGCAATGGAGCAAACGTTAA